In a genomic window of Candidatus Omnitrophota bacterium:
- the glgA gene encoding glycogen synthase GlgA encodes MKIAMAASEVVPFAKTGGLADVGGALPLALEYCGHEVIVIMPGYKCVTQSKFKIERISKDISCSVIGKNIKVYFIENSVYFNRDGLYMNKYGDYKDNLERFSFFCRAGLDLLKEIDFCPDILHLHDWQASLMAVYLKNLYINRDFYKNIKSVLTIHNIGYQGIFAKEEFTKLGLDWKVFAINGLEFYNKVNLLKGGIIFSDFINTVSPTYAKEIQTEEFGFGLEGLLKERKSVLSGILNGVDYSVWDPDTDEFILQNFSAGCPEFKVLNKENLQKACGLPVNRNIPVLGIVSRLAEQKGFDIFARGLDEICKMDLQLVILGTGDQKYHRILKTFAKKYPQKFSLSLKFDDPLAHKIYAGSDIFLMPSRYEPCGLGQLISLRYGAIPLVFKTGGLADTINKNNGFVFDDYTEEELQKIIQKAVLAFKNKDKWGRLVVNAMECNFSWKASADKYIRLYAKAKEK; translated from the coding sequence ATGAAAATAGCAATGGCAGCTTCTGAGGTTGTGCCTTTTGCCAAGACCGGGGGGCTAGCGGATGTAGGCGGGGCTCTGCCTTTGGCCCTGGAGTATTGCGGCCATGAGGTTATTGTGATTATGCCCGGGTATAAGTGCGTTACGCAGAGTAAATTTAAAATTGAACGGATTTCCAAAGACATATCCTGTTCGGTTATTGGGAAAAATATTAAAGTTTATTTCATCGAAAACAGCGTTTATTTTAACCGCGATGGCTTATATATGAATAAGTACGGTGATTATAAAGATAATTTAGAGCGGTTTAGTTTTTTCTGCCGGGCCGGCCTGGATTTATTAAAGGAGATTGATTTTTGCCCGGATATCCTGCACTTGCACGATTGGCAGGCCAGCCTTATGGCGGTGTATTTAAAAAATTTATATATCAACCGGGATTTTTATAAAAATATCAAGAGCGTTTTGACCATCCACAATATCGGCTACCAGGGGATTTTTGCCAAAGAGGAATTTACAAAACTCGGGCTGGATTGGAAAGTTTTTGCTATCAACGGCCTGGAATTTTACAATAAGGTCAACCTGCTTAAAGGCGGAATAATATTTTCGGATTTTATCAATACCGTCAGCCCGACCTACGCCAAGGAGATCCAGACCGAAGAGTTTGGTTTTGGTTTAGAAGGCCTTTTAAAAGAGCGTAAAAGTGTTTTAAGCGGGATATTAAACGGGGTGGACTATTCTGTTTGGGACCCGGATACGGATGAATTCATCTTGCAGAATTTTTCCGCGGGCTGCCCGGAATTTAAAGTCTTAAATAAAGAGAATTTGCAAAAGGCCTGCGGATTACCGGTAAACAGGAATATACCTGTATTGGGGATTGTCAGCCGCCTGGCGGAACAGAAAGGTTTTGATATCTTTGCCCGGGGTTTAGATGAGATTTGTAAAATGGACCTGCAGTTGGTTATCCTGGGGACCGGAGACCAGAAATACCACCGGATCCTGAAAACATTTGCTAAAAAATACCCGCAGAAATTTTCCTTAAGTTTAAAGTTTGATGATCCCCTGGCGCATAAAATTTATGCCGGCAGCGATATTTTTCTTATGCCATCAAGATATGAGCCTTGCGGCCTGGGGCAATTGATCAGCCTGCGCTACGGGGCGATACCGCTTGTTTTTAAGACCGGCGGCCTGGCGGACACGATAAATAAGAACAATGGTTTTGTTTTTGACGATTATACCGAGGAGGAATTGCAAAAAATAATCCAGAAAGCGGTGCTTGCCTTTAAAAATAAGGATAAGTGGGGCCGCCTGGTTGTTAATGCCATGGAATGCAATTTTTCCTGGAAGGCCTCGGCCGACAAATATATCCGGTTATATGCTAAAGCAAAGGAAAAATAA
- the rho gene encoding transcription termination factor Rho, translated as MEKLDIKNLKEMKISELNKLAKELNANGTSGLKKQDLIFKILQAQAEKEGLMFGEGVLEILSEGFGFLRSPNYNYLPCPDDIYISPSQIRKFELRTGDTVSGQIRPPKEGEKYFALLKVEAVNFENPEEVKEKVLFDNLTPVYPRAPFNMETKPDELSMRIMSLLTPIGRGQRGLIVAQPYSGKTVLLQKIANAITTNNPDVILIVLLIDERPEEVTDMQRNVKGEVISSTFDEPPERHVQVAEIVLEKAKRLVEHKRDVVILLDSITRLARAYNSVVPHSGKVLSGGIDSNALQKPKRFFGAARAVDEGGSLTIIATALVDTGSRMDEVIFEEFKGTGNMETQLDRNLFQRRIYPAIDIKRSNTRHEELLVKPDVLSKTWILRKVLNELNNVEAMELLIEKLGKTKNNEEFLNSMNQK; from the coding sequence GTGGAAAAGTTAGATATAAAGAATCTCAAAGAAATGAAAATTAGCGAGTTGAATAAATTAGCTAAAGAATTAAATGCCAACGGCACCAGCGGCTTGAAGAAACAGGACCTGATTTTTAAAATACTTCAGGCTCAGGCTGAGAAAGAAGGGTTGATGTTCGGGGAGGGTGTATTAGAAATCCTTTCCGAGGGCTTTGGTTTCTTAAGAAGCCCCAATTACAATTATCTGCCTTGTCCGGATGATATTTATATTTCTCCGTCGCAAATTAGGAAGTTTGAGCTGCGCACCGGAGATACGGTAAGCGGCCAGATCCGCCCGCCTAAAGAAGGGGAAAAATATTTTGCCCTGCTTAAGGTGGAAGCGGTGAATTTTGAAAATCCGGAAGAAGTAAAAGAAAAAGTTCTTTTTGATAACCTCACCCCCGTTTATCCCCGCGCCCCGTTTAACATGGAAACTAAGCCGGATGAATTATCTATGCGGATTATGAGCCTGCTTACTCCGATTGGCCGGGGCCAGCGCGGTTTAATCGTTGCCCAGCCTTATAGCGGCAAAACTGTTTTGCTGCAGAAGATCGCCAATGCTATCACCACCAATAATCCTGACGTAATTTTGATCGTTTTGCTTATTGATGAGCGTCCGGAAGAAGTTACGGATATGCAGCGTAATGTTAAAGGCGAGGTAATTTCCTCCACTTTTGATGAGCCGCCGGAGCGCCACGTGCAGGTAGCCGAAATTGTTTTGGAGAAGGCCAAACGTTTAGTTGAACATAAACGCGATGTAGTAATTCTTTTAGACAGCATAACCCGCCTGGCGCGCGCCTATAACTCGGTGGTCCCGCACAGCGGCAAGGTCCTTTCCGGCGGTATTGATTCCAACGCCCTGCAGAAACCAAAAAGATTCTTCGGAGCGGCCCGGGCGGTAGATGAAGGCGGCAGTCTTACGATTATCGCCACAGCCCTGGTTGATACCGGAAGCCGGATGGATGAAGTTATTTTTGAAGAGTTTAAGGGCACCGGCAATATGGAAACCCAGCTGGACCGTAATTTATTCCAGCGCAGGATTTATCCGGCCATTGACATCAAGCGTTCCAACACCCGCCATGAAGAGCTTCTGGTCAAACCGGATGTATTGTCGAAAACCTGGATCTTGCGGAAAGTTTTAAATGAGTTAAATAATGTGGAGGCGATGGAGTTATTGATTGAAAAGTTAGGAAAGACAAAGAATAATGAAGAGTTTTTAAACAGCATGAACCAGAAATAG
- the prfA gene encoding peptide chain release factor 1 yields MVKNKMHEQLEKLTARYQELEHLLASNEQIADRQQYNKLAKELSDLKEVVSIFRDYKNLLKEISGLESVLSGKHDKDFLELAQEELRNLEAKKTDKESELKKILAGEDKDAGRNCIIEIRQGTGGDEAGLFAADLYRMYSKYAALKGWVIEPMSSSVNEAGGIKEIIFGVKGKDSFRFLKFESGVHRVQRVPTTEAQGRIHTSTATVAVLLEPEEVDLVIEPKDLRIDTYRSSGPGGQHMQKTDSAVRITHIPTNTVVACQDERSQIKNKAKAMRVLAARILEVKIEAEAKKLSSARKIQIGTGDRSEKIRTYNFPDRRVTDHRINYTSHQLEAILEGQMDELFAALLKAELEKKNE; encoded by the coding sequence ATGGTAAAAAATAAAATGCATGAGCAGTTAGAAAAACTAACTGCGCGTTACCAAGAGCTGGAACATCTTCTAGCTAGCAATGAACAGATTGCCGACCGCCAGCAATATAATAAACTGGCCAAAGAGCTTTCCGATCTTAAGGAGGTAGTTTCGATATTTCGCGACTACAAAAACCTGCTTAAGGAGATAAGCGGCCTGGAGAGCGTGTTATCCGGAAAGCATGATAAAGATTTCCTGGAGTTGGCGCAGGAGGAGCTTAGAAACCTGGAAGCCAAAAAAACAGACAAGGAGTCGGAATTAAAAAAAATCCTGGCCGGCGAGGATAAAGACGCCGGCCGTAATTGCATCATTGAAATCCGGCAGGGTACCGGCGGAGATGAAGCCGGGCTTTTTGCGGCGGATCTTTACCGGATGTATTCAAAATATGCCGCGCTTAAAGGCTGGGTGATTGAGCCGATGTCCTCCAGCGTCAATGAAGCCGGCGGAATCAAAGAAATAATTTTTGGCGTAAAGGGAAAAGATTCTTTTCGTTTCCTTAAATTTGAAAGCGGAGTGCACCGCGTGCAGCGGGTTCCGACTACTGAGGCGCAGGGAAGGATCCATACTTCTACCGCGACCGTTGCGGTATTGCTTGAACCTGAAGAGGTGGATTTGGTTATTGAGCCAAAGGACTTAAGGATTGATACCTACCGCTCAAGCGGGCCCGGCGGCCAGCATATGCAAAAGACTGATTCAGCGGTAAGGATTACGCATATTCCAACCAATACAGTAGTTGCCTGCCAGGATGAGCGTTCGCAGATAAAGAATAAAGCCAAGGCAATGCGGGTTTTAGCCGCCCGTATCTTAGAGGTTAAAATCGAAGCCGAAGCAAAAAAATTATCCAGCGCCCGGAAAATCCAGATTGGGACCGGCGACCGCAGTGAAAAAATCCGCACTTATAATTTCCCGGACCGCAGGGTTACCGACCACAGGATTAATTATACCTCGCACCAATTAGAGGCGATCCTGGAGGGGCAGATGGATGAACTCTTTGCGGCTTTATTAAAGGCAGAATTAGAGAAGAAGAATGAATGA
- the prmC gene encoding peptide chain release factor N(5)-glutamine methyltransferase, with protein sequence MNEAELVLSQVLNCDRLSLYLNKDRVLDKDKAAIISNILKRRISGQPLQYILGRCEFMGCEFKVDQRALIPRPETEILVESAIAELKAMAKASPKILDLGTGSGCIAVSIAKLLPRARVWAADISKEALQLAGENARLNKVEVKFLRTDLFSKLKNKKFDLIISNPPYISRGELSGLAKEISFEPKQALAAGVDGLDFYRLIISQSAVHLRDNGLLAFEVGAKQAKAVRAMLEEKNFSEIKIIKDYNNIQRVIIAKKRTG encoded by the coding sequence ATGAATGAGGCGGAATTAGTTTTAAGCCAGGTTTTAAATTGCGACCGGCTGTCTTTATACCTGAATAAAGATAGGGTTTTAGATAAAGATAAAGCTGCCATTATCTCAAATATATTAAAGCGCAGAATTTCCGGTCAACCGCTGCAGTATATTTTAGGCAGATGCGAATTCATGGGATGTGAGTTTAAAGTAGATCAGCGCGCCTTGATCCCCCGCCCGGAAACAGAGATTTTAGTTGAGTCCGCCATAGCAGAATTAAAGGCGATGGCTAAGGCTTCTCCTAAAATTCTTGATTTGGGCACAGGTTCAGGCTGTATTGCCGTATCAATTGCCAAACTATTGCCCCGGGCGCGTGTTTGGGCTGCCGATATATCGAAAGAGGCTTTGCAGCTGGCTGGCGAGAATGCCCGTTTAAATAAAGTAGAGGTTAAATTTTTACGCACAGATCTTTTTAGCAAGCTTAAAAATAAAAAATTTGATTTAATTATCAGCAATCCTCCTTATATATCCAGAGGAGAATTGAGCGGACTGGCCAAAGAGATATCCTTTGAGCCAAAACAGGCATTAGCTGCCGGCGTCGATGGTTTGGATTTTTACCGTTTGATAATCAGCCAGTCGGCAGTCCATTTGCGTGATAACGGTTTGTTAGCTTTTGAGGTGGGGGCTAAGCAGGCTAAAGCGGTGAGAGCGATGCTGGAAGAGAAAAATTTCAGCGAGATAAAAATAATTAAGGATTATAATAATATCCAACGCGTAATTATAGCCAAAAAAAGGACTGGATAA
- the rpmE gene encoding 50S ribosomal protein L31, producing MKEKIHPNYKESTIVCACGETVHTRSTKPSIRVEICSKCHPFFTGKQKLVDSAGRVDKFMKKYGKK from the coding sequence ATGAAAGAAAAAATTCACCCCAATTACAAAGAGAGCACGATTGTCTGCGCCTGCGGTGAGACGGTGCATACCCGCTCGACTAAACCCAGTATCCGCGTTGAGATTTGCTCAAAGTGCCATCCGTTCTTTACCGGAAAACAAAAGCTGGTGGATTCCGCCGGCCGGGTGGATAAGTTTATGAAAAAATATGGTAAAAAATAA
- the polA gene encoding DNA polymerase I, with protein sequence MAEKSLFLIDATAFCYRAFYALSGLSTSSGQQTNAIYGFLNILNKILKEQKPDYLVCCFDVSRDTFRLAKFAQYKMQRRPMPDGLASQIPIIKEIVAAYGIPIFEKKGFEADDIIAQLARSAAAKKIAVTIVSSDKDILQLVGKRISVFSPYKDSGVLYDPVKVKERFGVAPEKISDIIALMGDDADNIPGVPGIGEVTAKKLILEFGSLDKLLKNISKVEPEKIREALAGHIERIKLNKELISLNQEVAMKLDLKKAKIGQPNYAELSRIFKKLEFKKLLGELPDTEDKKTAVNLHSCGQNEIKDLLKDYDEIAIFGTCAEDLLFAVNNKCFDARRAKEELLKVISSVHIKKTGHDLKKLKVSLFKEGLILNGLGFDVMIAAYLLNPSRSSYAISDLALENLGEFIRQGESLEAKEALALVARLKPVLAKALQEKDLLELFCNLEMPLVSVLAQMEQDGIKLDLKLLKGLAHEIEQRLIKLISDIYETSGTQFNINSPKQLGQVLFEKLGLPVIKKTKTGPSTDEEVLNRLAAKHALPALLLEYRQLTKLKNTYVDALPKLVDPQTGRVHTSFNQTGTETGRLSSSNPNLQNIPIKTDIGGKIRQAIIATGADNCLLSCDYSQIELRVLAHLSGDETLVKAFHGDQDIHRLTASLIYNIPESEVKDNMREVAKRVNFGIVYGQSAYGLSKDLGIPVNQAQDFIDAYFLRYPKVKKYIEAQIKKAEVEGFVTTLLGRRRYLPEINNKNLGIRQFAQRQAVNTPLQGAASDLIKLAMINISAQIKSKGLEAKMILQIHDELVFDLANRELDVLAALVKKEMEQVMKLDVPIKVAMKKGKNWLEMSAYPKVKGDS encoded by the coding sequence GTTTTGATGTATCAAGGGACACCTTCCGGCTGGCCAAGTTTGCCCAGTATAAGATGCAAAGGCGCCCGATGCCTGATGGCCTGGCTAGCCAGATTCCGATAATCAAAGAAATTGTCGCTGCTTACGGTATTCCTATATTTGAGAAAAAAGGTTTTGAGGCCGATGACATAATTGCCCAGCTTGCCAGGAGTGCCGCGGCTAAAAAGATCGCGGTGACCATTGTCAGCAGCGACAAAGATATCCTGCAATTAGTGGGCAAGCGTATTTCGGTATTCAGCCCTTACAAAGACAGCGGGGTGTTGTATGATCCGGTTAAAGTTAAAGAGCGTTTTGGGGTAGCCCCGGAGAAGATTAGCGACATCATCGCCCTTATGGGGGATGATGCGGATAATATCCCGGGAGTTCCGGGGATCGGGGAGGTGACCGCAAAAAAACTTATTTTGGAATTCGGTTCGCTGGATAAATTGCTTAAAAACATTTCCAAAGTGGAGCCAGAAAAAATCAGGGAGGCGCTGGCCGGGCATATCGAACGCATAAAATTGAATAAAGAGCTCATCAGCCTCAATCAGGAAGTAGCTATGAAGCTGGATTTAAAGAAAGCTAAAATCGGCCAGCCAAATTACGCAGAGTTATCCCGGATTTTTAAAAAGTTAGAATTTAAGAAGCTGCTTGGGGAATTGCCGGATACCGAGGACAAAAAAACCGCGGTTAATCTGCATAGCTGCGGCCAGAATGAAATAAAAGATTTACTTAAAGACTATGATGAAATTGCCATTTTTGGAACTTGCGCCGAGGACTTGCTTTTTGCCGTTAATAACAAATGCTTCGATGCAAGGAGAGCCAAAGAAGAATTGCTTAAGGTAATTTCCAGTGTTCATATAAAGAAGACCGGGCATGACCTTAAAAAATTAAAAGTTTCCCTTTTTAAGGAAGGGTTGATTTTAAACGGTTTAGGTTTTGATGTTATGATCGCCGCCTATTTATTGAATCCTTCGCGCTCAAGTTACGCTATTAGCGACCTGGCATTGGAAAATTTAGGTGAATTTATCCGTCAGGGAGAGAGCCTTGAGGCAAAAGAGGCATTGGCTTTAGTTGCCAGGTTAAAACCGGTGCTTGCCAAGGCCTTACAGGAAAAAGATTTGTTGGAGTTATTTTGTAATCTGGAGATGCCCTTGGTGAGTGTTCTGGCCCAGATGGAACAGGACGGTATAAAATTGGACCTAAAACTGCTTAAAGGCCTTGCGCATGAAATCGAACAGCGCCTGATAAAATTAATTTCGGATATTTATGAGACAAGCGGCACGCAATTTAATATTAATTCACCCAAACAGCTGGGTCAGGTTTTGTTTGAGAAGCTGGGCCTTCCGGTAATCAAAAAAACCAAGACCGGCCCGTCTACGGATGAAGAAGTGCTGAATCGGCTGGCGGCCAAACACGCCCTGCCCGCTCTTTTGTTAGAATACCGGCAGCTGACTAAACTAAAAAACACCTATGTGGATGCCCTGCCTAAACTGGTCGACCCTCAAACCGGCAGGGTGCATACATCGTTTAACCAGACCGGAACCGAGACCGGCAGGCTTAGTTCAAGCAACCCGAACCTGCAGAATATTCCCATTAAAACCGATATCGGGGGCAAGATCCGTCAGGCAATTATTGCCACAGGAGCGGATAATTGTCTGTTATCCTGCGATTATTCGCAAATTGAATTACGGGTGCTGGCGCACCTTTCCGGCGATGAAACATTAGTTAAGGCTTTTCATGGCGATCAAGATATACACCGCTTGACCGCGTCTTTAATCTATAATATCCCTGAATCCGAGGTTAAGGATAATATGCGCGAGGTGGCCAAGAGGGTTAATTTCGGTATTGTCTATGGCCAAAGTGCCTACGGTTTGAGTAAAGATTTGGGTATCCCGGTGAATCAGGCGCAGGATTTTATCGATGCTTATTTCCTGCGTTACCCTAAAGTAAAAAAATATATCGAGGCGCAAATTAAAAAAGCAGAAGTTGAGGGATTTGTCACGACATTATTGGGCAGAAGAAGGTATCTCCCTGAGATTAATAATAAGAATTTGGGTATCCGGCAGTTTGCCCAGCGTCAGGCGGTAAACACTCCGCTTCAGGGGGCAGCCAGCGATTTGATTAAACTGGCAATGATCAATATATCGGCGCAGATTAAATCCAAGGGCTTAGAGGCTAAAATGATTTTACAGATCCACGATGAGTTGGTTTTTGACCTGGCCAACCGTGAATTAGATGTCCTTGCGGCTTTGGTCAAAAAAGAGATGGAGCAGGTTATGAAATTGGATGTGCCGATAAAAGTAGCTATGAAAAAAGGGAAAAATTGGCTGGAGATGTCGGCTTACCCGAAGGTAAAGGGGGATAGCTAA
- the coaE gene encoding dephospho-CoA kinase (Dephospho-CoA kinase (CoaE) performs the final step in coenzyme A biosynthesis.): MLKQRKNKFVLGVTGNIGCGKSTAAAMFKTKDVRVIDADVLAHKLYRPGNGIYRKIKKAFGREIIKPNNRIDRVKLAKIVFADKKALARLNNIVHPELIREINRRIKKSEKKIIILDAALIIEAGLRKMVDSLVVVTAKKSQQILRSQKSSGFNRDEIARIMKSQISQGAKSRFADFIIDNSGSIRKTRKQVLAIRRNLWKS; this comes from the coding sequence ATGCTAAAGCAAAGGAAAAATAAGTTTGTCCTGGGGGTTACCGGCAATATCGGCTGCGGAAAAAGCACGGCCGCGGCGATGTTTAAAACAAAAGATGTCCGGGTTATCGATGCTGATGTTCTGGCGCATAAGCTGTACCGGCCCGGCAACGGCATCTATAGAAAGATCAAAAAGGCTTTTGGCCGGGAGATTATCAAGCCCAATAACCGTATTGACCGGGTGAAGTTAGCAAAAATAGTTTTTGCCGATAAGAAGGCCTTAGCCCGGCTTAACAATATCGTGCATCCGGAGTTAATCCGGGAGATTAACCGGCGCATTAAAAAATCAGAGAAGAAGATTATAATCCTGGATGCAGCGTTAATTATTGAAGCGGGATTAAGAAAAATGGTTGATAGTTTGGTTGTGGTTACGGCTAAGAAAAGCCAGCAGATTTTACGCAGTCAAAAAAGTTCAGGGTTTAACAGGGATGAAATTGCCAGGATAATGAAATCTCAGATTTCGCAAGGTGCAAAGTCGCGTTTTGCGGATTTCATCATAGATAACAGCGGTTCAATCAGAAAAACCAGGAAACAGGTTTTAGCAATAAGGAGGAATTTGTGGAAAAGTTAG